A stretch of Natator depressus isolate rNatDep1 chromosome 2, rNatDep2.hap1, whole genome shotgun sequence DNA encodes these proteins:
- the LOC141981883 gene encoding zona pellucida-binding protein 1-like: protein MELTAPPRPWAFLSLAAAALLLPEAAAGSPCFLDKTRLIKKGAARLKRENIDRIHDSVAFFETGGVTSIPDAPQISHQILGIEGSIIPVYVLINSKDLILKCLTQKLLKQRIIDPKYQWVGPIGLITKESQRFVLTDDGSLEIYNIHGSDSGSYICNVIYVHNNKHVTTEIHFMVYVYHKPGKSIHLSSEFKTETCETNAVTSFEKQLLENMENLIRDLQCEIRQWNSQCHAATDTMAMLTHKLTFQFVVFPFALAFAEPCKSSKCENSTNYIKKAYTRIKQFFEVQNTESDHIHQIHYISGSLTGKKVDHCKPGFGKNINNSTLCPGCCVTCPPGRFSARYDTTCILCASGSYNKKYGQTACKNCPKTQTSDRRGAKTERECHGTLQIWIVFLISSLGTSLILLTSWVIIHKCCRRTLAARYIEEAESELKTRLKTFANIASDAEIEEQRSKLRNPDRYEKKNLPKYKVGFIEEESIGLLSNDGITETSTPVGSNPSPDRTWPSEVETSFEEGRSQGTLGGEEIHCVSKGLVSNPQKFNTMNHKLS from the exons ACGACTCAGTGGCCTTTTTTGAAACTGGTGGAGTCACATCTATTCCAGATGCTCCACAAATTTCTCATCAAATACTTGGAATAGAAGGATCAATTA ttCCAGTGTACGTTCTCATTAATTCCAAAGACTTAATTCTTAAGTGTTTGACTCAAAAGCTGTTAAAGCAGAGAATCATTGATCCAAAATATCAGTGGGTTGGTCCCATAGGACTGATAACCAAag AATCACAAAGATTTGTTTTAACTGATGACGGTAGCCTGGAAATTTATAATATTCATGGAAGTGACTCTGGAAGTTACATTTGCAATGTCATCTATGTACATAACAATAAACATGTGACAACAGAAATCCATTTCATGGTCTATG taTATCATAAGCCAGGGAAAAGTATACATCTATCATCTGAATTCAAAACAGAAACCTGTGAAACCAATGCAGTCACTTCATTTGAAAAACAACTATTAGAAAATATGGAGAACTTAATCCGTGATCTTCAATGTGAGATCCGGCAGTGGAACTCACAATGCCATGCAGCTACAGATACTATGGCGATGCTAACACACAAACTTACATTTCAGTTTGTGG TTTTTCCTTTTGCACTGGCATTTGCAGAGCCCTGTAAAAGTTCAAAATGTGAAAATTCCACCAATTACATCAAAAAG gCATACACTAGGATTAAACAATTCTTTGAAGTCCAAAATACTGAATCAGATCACATTCACCAGATACATTATATTTCTGGCTCCCTTACTGGTAAGAAGGTGGATCACTGCAAACCAGGATTTGgtaaaaatataaacaacagTACACTGTGTCCAGGATGCTGTG taacatGCCCACCGGGTCGATTCAGTGCAAGATATGATACCACATGTATTCTCTGTGCATCTGGATCCTATAATAAGAAGTACGGGCAGACTGCATGCAAAAACTGTCCAAAAACACAAACTAGTGATAGAAGAGGAGCCAAAACTGAGAGAGAGTGTCACG GAACTCTGCAAATCTGGATTGTGTTCTTAATTTCCTCCTTAGGAACAAGCCTTATCCTACTGACATCTTGGGT AATAATACATAAATGCTGTAGAAGAACATTAGCAGCCCGATATATAGAGGAAGCTGAATCTGAACTTAAAACCAGACTGAAAACATTTGCCAATATTGCAAGTGATGCAGAAATTGAAGAGCAAAGAAGTAAACTAAGAAACCCAGACAGATATGAGAAAAAGAATCTGCCAAAATATAAAGTTGGGTTTATAGAGGAAGAGTCCATAGGATTATTAAGCAATGATGGCATAACAGAGACATCAACACCTGTTGGTTCAAATCCATCTCCTGACCGTACATGGCCAAGTGAAGTAGAAACAAGCTTTGAGGAAGGCAGATCACAGGGTACTTTGGGAGGAGAAGAAATCCACTGTGTTTCAAAAGGACTGGTTTCTAATCCACAAAAGTTTAACACAATGAATCACAAATTGTCTTAA